The proteins below are encoded in one region of Solenopsis invicta isolate M01_SB chromosome 8, UNIL_Sinv_3.0, whole genome shotgun sequence:
- the LOC113005034 gene encoding putative gustatory receptor 28b, producing MFLRHVHLELCRVSKIICTILGVQTSWEIGITIMFLTGALYNLFVRYILQQHKVKGLATQTSTTLVVSFLYIVKAVSLNRICKKTADEGNRTIEIIHAIYGCNTEMQEEIQQFGIQILQSPVTFTAFGLTLDNRVLSLVFKTVTIYMVIMIQVSNTLESNNAVEYTPF from the exons atgtttttaagacACGTGCATCTAGAGTTATGTAGAGTATCGAAAATAATATGTACTATCCTTGGAGTACAAACAAGTTGGGAGATAGGAATAACTATTATGTTTCTCACTGGTgctctttataatttattcgttCGATACATTCTGCAACAACATAAAGTCAAAGGTTTGGCAACACAAACATCTACGACGTTGGTAGTGTCTTTTCTTTACATTGTGAAAGCCGTTTCTTTGAATCGCATTTGCAAGAAGACAGCTGACGAG GGAAACAGAACCATCGAAATCATTCACGCAATTTATGGATGCAACACAGAAATGCAGGAAGAG ATTCAACAGTTTGgtattcaaattttacaaagtcCGGTCACATTCACCGCGTTTGGTCTTACTTTGGATAATCGTGTCTTAAGCTTG GTTTTTAAAACTGTAACGATCTATATGGTTATCATGATACAAGTGAGCAATACGCTAGAATCGAACAATGCTGTGGAGTATACAcctttttaa
- the LOC120358496 gene encoding uncharacterized protein LOC120358496, which produces MSIAVFIDLQIRANVFTSIYIILVYSYSMAVNSINIFEFYIFVRCLKMKFGLVNQLLCDSLSNLSTKERKLGIFEMKDFAKLINVEQQKQILSVGSIFRYRQQIQSRGINISILEKNPVVPQLPSQIEKQLKNNLKNPSGRYNSTMTICQERKYLLQVIK; this is translated from the exons ATGAGTATTGCAGTTTTTATTGACTTACAAATACGCGCAAACGTATTTACTTCAATTTACATTATACTTGTGTATTCATATTCAATGGCTGTCAATTCTATTAATATCTTTGAATTCTACATATTTGTAAG atgcttaaaaatgaaatttggaTTGGTCAACCAACTGTTGTGTGATAgtttatcaaatttatcaacCAAAGAGAGGAAATTGGGCATCTTTGAAATGAAAGATTTTGCAAAACTCATAAATGTCGAACAACAAAAGCAAATTCTTTCCGTGGGATCGATATTTCGATACCGTCAGCAAATACAATCTCGCggaataaacatttctatattAGAAAAGAATCCGGTTGTACCCCAGCTTCCATCCCAAATTgaaaaacagttaaaaaataatctaaaaaatcCATCTGGAAGGTATAATTCCACGATGACAATATGTCAAGAACGTAAATATTTGTTGCAAGTAATCAAGtga
- the LOC105197993 gene encoding helix-loop-helix protein 1 yields the protein MKSFNCDFANEDRTIPMANSGHGVAVNGMGAPGSGTLSREERRRRRRATQKYRTAHATRERVRVEAFNLAFAELRKLLPTLPPDKKLSKIEILRLAICYIAYLNHVLQA from the exons ATGAAGAGCTTCAATTGCGATTTCGCGAACGAGGATAGGACGATTCCCATGGCGAACAGCGGCCACGGAGTCGCTGTTAACGGCATGGGTGCTCCTGGTTCGGGCACCTTGTCGAGAGAAGAGAGACGTAGGCGAAGGAGGGCCACTCAAAAGTATCGAACCGCACATGCCACACG GGAAAGAGTCAGAGTGGAAGCGTTTAACTTGGCATTTGCGGAACTGCGAAAGTTGCTGCCAACGTTGCCGCCGGACAAGAAGCTCTCGAAAATCGAAATTCTTCGGCTGGCAATTTGCTATATCGCATACCTGAATCACGTACTCCAAGCTTGA